From Candidatus Poribacteria bacterium, the proteins below share one genomic window:
- the rhaI gene encoding L-rhamnose isomerase, translating to MSNLVYDLLAENLEKQGIQIETVKDHLKTQHIETPSWGYGNSGTRFGVFEQPGAARNAAERLEDAATVHRFTGIAPTVALHIPWDKTDDWGALKQYAADVGIGIGAINPNVFQDQAYKLGSVCNPDVSIRRLAIDHMLECVDIMEKTGSDLLSLWFADGTNFPGQSNFRKRKRWMEEALAEVYDALPDATRMLIEYKFFEPAFYHTDLPDWGTAYLMATKLGEKAQVLIDLGHHPQGTNIEFIVAYLIDEGKLGGFHFNCRKYADDDLTVGSINPQELFLIYTELVAAELDPDTETDIAYMIDQSHNLKPKVEASIQSVCNLQKAYTKALLVDREALAAAQDAADLVEAESILQRAYETDVNPLLEQVRLEMGRDPHPLAAYRKSGYYEKISAARVGGESQGWA from the coding sequence ATGAGCAATCTCGTTTATGATCTTTTAGCCGAAAATTTAGAAAAACAGGGAATTCAGATAGAAACGGTCAAGGACCATCTCAAAACGCAGCACATCGAAACACCGTCGTGGGGCTACGGTAACTCCGGCACCCGATTTGGGGTCTTTGAACAACCCGGCGCGGCGCGAAATGCAGCAGAGCGTTTGGAAGACGCTGCCACCGTTCACCGCTTCACCGGTATCGCCCCCACAGTCGCGCTCCACATTCCATGGGATAAAACCGACGATTGGGGTGCCTTGAAGCAGTACGCCGCGGATGTCGGTATCGGCATCGGTGCGATCAACCCGAACGTCTTCCAAGATCAGGCGTATAAACTCGGAAGCGTCTGCAACCCTGATGTCAGTATCCGCCGACTCGCCATTGATCACATGCTGGAATGTGTTGACATCATGGAGAAGACAGGCTCCGATCTGCTCAGTTTGTGGTTCGCAGACGGTACCAACTTTCCCGGCCAGTCGAATTTCAGGAAGCGCAAGCGGTGGATGGAGGAAGCATTAGCCGAAGTCTACGATGCCCTTCCAGATGCCACCCGTATGCTCATCGAGTATAAATTCTTCGAGCCAGCGTTTTACCATACCGACCTCCCCGATTGGGGCACCGCCTACCTCATGGCAACGAAACTCGGTGAGAAAGCGCAGGTCCTCATCGACTTGGGGCATCACCCGCAAGGCACAAATATTGAGTTCATCGTTGCCTATCTGATTGACGAGGGGAAACTCGGTGGATTCCACTTCAACTGCCGGAAATACGCCGACGACGATCTGACGGTCGGTTCTATCAATCCACAGGAGCTCTTCCTGATTTACACCGAGTTGGTCGCCGCAGAACTCGACCCAGATACGGAAACCGACATCGCTTACATGATTGATCAGAGCCACAATCTGAAGCCGAAGGTAGAAGCGAGTATCCAATCTGTCTGCAATCTCCAAAAGGCATACACAAAGGCACTGCTCGTTGACCGCGAGGCACTCGCAGCCGCGCAGGATGCTGCCGATCTCGTTGAAGCGGAGTCCATCCTCCAACGCGCGTACGAAACGGATGTGAACCCACTTTTAGAGCAGGTCCGCTTGGAAATGGGACGCGATCCGCATCCGTTAGCAGCTTATCGGAAAAGCGGCTATTATGAGAAGATTAGTGCCGCGCGCGTCGGGGGCGAAAGCCAAGGCTGGGCATAG